The following proteins are encoded in a genomic region of Populus trichocarpa isolate Nisqually-1 chromosome 13, P.trichocarpa_v4.1, whole genome shotgun sequence:
- the LOC7489711 gene encoding probable arabinosyltransferase ARAD1, whose protein sequence is MAEKHSSSSLGVVSRKSMFCLFSFVSALFILSWFFMLRSTVSAGFIDLSLLPHPKLNSVIDNGNSASWNRNDVEPSIGNRARAIPVDIEGDGGEEKPQEKDDLGDVKCNSFDNNCNQVLKVFMYDLPSEFHFGLLDWKPQGGSVWPDLRAKVPAYPGGLNLQHSIEYWLTMDLLASEIPGIPRAGSAVRVQNSSEADVIFVPFFSSISYNRYSKVNPHQKKSKNKSLEEKLVKFVTSQKEWKRSGGRDHIILAHHPNSMLYARMKLWTAMFILADFGRYSPNIANVGKDVIAPYKHVIKSYANDSSNFDSRPTLLYFQGAIYRKDGGFARQELFYALKDEKDVHFQFGSVQKDGVSKASQGMHSSKFCLNIAGDTPSSNRLFDAIASHCVPVIISDDIELPYEDVLDYSQFCIFVRTSDAVREKFLINLVRSIKKDEWTRMWQRLKEVENFFEFQYPSKEGDAVQMIWQAVARKVPAIRLKVNKFRRFSRFGTHEDGVLRKIPSPSNFW, encoded by the exons ATGGCTGAGAAGCACTCCTCATCATCCCTTGGGGTTGTTTCTAGGAAATCtatgttttgcttgttttctttcGTGTCTGCCTTGTTTATACTGTCATGGTTTTTTATGTTGCGTTCCACGGTCAGTGCCGGATTTATTGACCTTAGTTTGTTACCTCATCCTAAACTTAATTCTGTGATTGATAATGGCAATTCTGCATCCTGGAATCGGAATGATGTTGAACCCTCGATTGGAAATCGAGCACGAGCAATTCCTGTAGACATTGAAGGAgatggaggagaagaaaaacctCAAGAGAAAGATGATTTAGGAGATGTGAAATGTAACAGTTTTGATAATAATTGCAATCAAGTTCTTAAGGTTTTCATGTATGATTTGCCTTCTGAGTTTCATTTTGGACTCTTGGATTGGAAACCTCAAGGGGGTAGTGTTTGGCCTGATCTTAGAGCTAAAGTGCCTGCATATCCTGGTGGGCTGAACTTGCAACATAGTATTGAATATTGGCTTACAATGGATCTTCTTGCTTCAGAGATTCCTGGCATACCTAGAGCTGGTAGTGCAGTAAGAGTTCAAAATTCTAGTGAAGCTGATGTTATATTTGTgccattcttttcttctataaGCTATAACCGATATTCCAAGGTGAATCCACACCAAAAGAAGAGCAAGAACAAATCATTGGAAGAAAAGTTGGTCAAGTTTGTGACTTCGCAAAAGGAATGGAAGAGGTCTGGGGGGCGAGACCATATCATTTTGGCTCACCATCCAAATAGCATGTTATATGCAAGGATGAAGCTATGGACGGCAATGTTCATACTTGCAGACTTTGGGAGGTATTCTCCAAATATAGCAAATGTTGGCAAAGATGTGATTGCACCATACAAACATGTAATTAAAAGCTATGCCAACGACTCCTCTAACTTTGACAGCCGCCCGACTTTGCTGTATTTTCAAGGAGCCATATACAGGAAAGAT GGTGGCTTTGCTCGGCAAGAATTATTTTATGctctaaaagatgaaaaagacgTGCATTTTCAGTTCGGTAGTGTACAAAAGGATGGAGTGAGCAAAGCTTCTCAAGGAATGCACTCCTCCAAATTCTGCCTTAACATAGCAGGTGACACGCCCTCATCAAACCGCCTCTTTGATGCCATTGCCAGCCACTGCGTTCCGGTCATCATCAGTGATGATATCGAGCTCCCTTATGAGGATGTCCTTGACTACTCTCAATTCTGCATTTTTGTCCGCACTTCAGATGCTGTCAGAGAAAAGTTCCTCATAAACCTTGTCAGGAGTATTAAGAAGGATGAATGGACTAGAATGTGGCAGAGGTTGAAAGAGGTAGAAAACTTCTTTGAGTTCCAATATCCATCAAAGGAAGGCGATGCAGTTCAAATGATATGGCAGGCTGTAGCAAGAAAAGTCCCTGCAATTAGGTTGAAGGTAAATAAGTTTAGGCGATTTTCTCGTTTTGGGACCCATGAAGATGGAGTGTTAAGAAAAATACCATCACCTAGTAATTTTTGGTGA